A genome region from Myripristis murdjan chromosome 16, fMyrMur1.1, whole genome shotgun sequence includes the following:
- the LOC115374327 gene encoding C-type lectin domain family 12 member B-like, translating into MALRFYFTLLISDNMAKLRENQTAAAAANQNLLCPSSANDSLRRILSDQTVLIGDLRQNNSILTSESQQLQMEKSALERQVEKLRRERTELSLTRTQRILDAYCPKTGDKEERRCNPCQEGWLLSPSNCSCYLVITIYDYHELKTWEEAREDCRQRNADLVVIENHQEQEFIYGISSGSSDSVLHGYWIGLRRTSGVWKWVDGSDLTER; encoded by the exons ATGGCCCTTCGTTTCTACT TTACCTTGCTCATTTCTGACAATATGGCCAAGCTGAGAGAAAAccagacagctgcagcagcagccaatcagaacttaCTGTGCCCCAgctcagccaatgacagcttGAGGAGGATTCTCAGTGATCAGACGGTCCTCATTGGTGacctgagacaaaacaacagcatcctgacttcagaaagtcagcagctgcagatggagaagagcgccttagagagacaagtggagaagctgaggagagagaggactgagctCAGCTTGACTCGGACACAGAGAATCCTTGATGCCTACTGCCCCAAAACAGGAGACAAGGAAG AGAGACGGTGTAATCCTTGTCAGGAGGGCTGGCTTCTCTCCCCGTCCAATTGCAGCTGTTATCTGGTTATAACAATATATGATTACCATGAACTGAAAACTTGGGAAGAAGCAAGAGaagactgcaggcagaggaatgcagattTGGTTGTGATAGAAAATCACCAGGAGCAG GAATTCATCTATGGAATCAGCTCTGGGTCCAGTGACAGTGTTTTGCACGGCTATTGGATTGGCTTGAGAAGAACAAGTGGCGTCTGGAAGTGGGTCGATGGAAGTGATCTGACTGAAAGGTAA